The Halosimplex litoreum genome has a window encoding:
- a CDS encoding metal-dependent hydrolase, with protein MYPWGHAAFAYLLFVGLALLAHRRVSRAQLIGVLVASQLPDLIDKPLAWWVPLLPSGRSLGHSLLFALPLIVTVGVVAHRAGHFGVAPAVAVGYLSHLLGDAYVEIYFWRVDELTYLLWPVLAPYPYDTPVDIFALLNAVAIPDLIAASIAGIVGCAVFAVHFAVAPWWSSPG; from the coding sequence ATGTACCCCTGGGGCCACGCCGCCTTCGCGTACCTGCTGTTCGTCGGGCTCGCGCTGCTGGCCCATCGCCGCGTCTCGCGCGCGCAGCTGATCGGCGTCCTGGTCGCCAGTCAGCTCCCCGACCTGATCGACAAGCCGCTGGCGTGGTGGGTGCCCCTGCTCCCCTCCGGACGGTCGCTGGGCCACTCGCTGCTGTTCGCGCTGCCGCTGATCGTCACGGTCGGCGTGGTCGCCCACCGCGCGGGCCACTTCGGCGTGGCGCCGGCCGTCGCCGTGGGCTATCTCAGCCACCTGCTCGGCGACGCCTACGTCGAGATCTACTTCTGGCGCGTCGACGAGCTGACGTACCTCCTGTGGCCGGTGTTGGCCCCCTACCCCTACGACACCCCAGTCGACATCTTCGCGCTACTGAACGCGGTGGCGATTCCGGACCTGATCGCGGCGTCGATCGCGGGGATCGTCGGCTGTGCGGTGTTCGCGGTCCACTTCGCGGTCGCGCCGTGGTGGTCGTCGCCCGGGTGA
- the kdgK1 gene encoding bifunctional 2-dehydro-3-deoxygluconokinase/2-dehydro-3-deoxygalactonokinase, with amino-acid sequence MTDLVTVGESMLRLSPPDHQRLEAMDELDVHVAGAESNVAIAAERLGLDAAWVSKLPDSPLGRRVTSALGTHGVDADVVWDDEARMGTYYVEMAGKPRGTNVIYDRADSAVTTATAEELATDRIAEADAFYTSGITPALSETLLETTAGLLELAGDEDTTTVFDVNYRSKLWSHAEARDTLEELFPDIDVLVVAARDARDVLDREGDAEAIARGLADEFDFELTLVTRGGEGSLALQEGEVYEQGVFEAEEYDTVGTGDAFVGGFLASWLDGESVPDALEYGAAAASLKRTIPGDIALVTPEEVDRVVESGEQGGISR; translated from the coding sequence ATGACAGATCTCGTGACCGTCGGCGAGTCGATGCTCAGGCTCTCGCCACCGGACCATCAACGGCTCGAAGCGATGGACGAACTCGACGTCCACGTCGCCGGCGCCGAGAGCAACGTCGCGATCGCCGCCGAGCGACTCGGTCTCGACGCCGCCTGGGTGTCGAAACTCCCCGACTCCCCGCTCGGTCGCCGGGTGACCAGCGCGCTGGGCACCCACGGCGTCGACGCCGACGTGGTCTGGGACGACGAGGCCCGGATGGGCACTTACTACGTCGAGATGGCCGGCAAGCCCCGCGGGACGAACGTCATCTACGACCGCGCCGATTCGGCGGTCACCACCGCCACCGCCGAGGAGCTCGCGACCGACCGGATCGCCGAGGCCGACGCCTTCTACACCTCCGGTATCACGCCCGCGCTCTCCGAGACGCTGCTGGAGACGACCGCGGGCCTCCTCGAACTCGCCGGCGACGAGGACACGACGACCGTCTTCGACGTGAACTACCGGTCGAAGCTCTGGTCGCACGCCGAGGCCCGCGACACGCTGGAGGAACTGTTCCCCGACATCGACGTGCTGGTCGTCGCCGCCCGTGACGCCCGGGACGTCCTCGACCGCGAGGGCGACGCCGAGGCCATCGCCCGCGGCCTCGCCGACGAGTTCGACTTCGAGCTGACGCTCGTCACCCGCGGCGGCGAGGGGTCGCTCGCGCTCCAGGAGGGCGAGGTGTACGAACAGGGCGTCTTCGAGGCCGAGGAGTACGACACCGTCGGCACCGGCGACGCGTTCGTCGGCGGCTTCCTCGCTTCGTGGCTCGACGGCGAGTCGGTCCCCGACGCCCTGGAGTACGGCGCCGCGGCGGCGTCGCTCAAGCGGACGATCCCCGGCGACATCGCGCTCGTGACGCCCGAAGAGGTCGACCGCGTCGTCGAATCGGGCGAGCAGGGCGGCATCTCGCGGTAG
- a CDS encoding TrkH family potassium uptake protein: protein MNSRIRVDWRASVSLTGSVVKWLAVPMLFPVALALYYGRGIEAFLVTVPLALVVGYSLERLHDDPGEALGAREGFLMVALTWLLVSLVGAVPYLAEGWLTAYGSASTLKWPVDALFESMSGFTTTGSTVMGTISFESHSRALLMWRQLSQWLGGMGIVVLAIAILPELSVGGAQLMDAEAPGPGIEKLTPRIAETARTLWGLYLGLTALEILGLYLFHRLGMAPEMTPYNAVAHGFTTMPTGGFSPEAMSIEAFSAVVQWFVVPFMIAAGTNFALFWHCWNRDLRTVVGDVEFGSYLGIIGVLSALVAGLLFTGPGHDALVGALEPSVRHAVFQVVSIVTTTGYASMDFTLWGENAKYVLLFAMFVGGSAGSTGGSIKVIRWVVIVKSLSRELFTTIHPEAVQPVRLGDTAIDEGTIRGVYAFTLLYLVIFGVAAVIVVVVGHTEVSLSAFEATSAVAATLGNVGPGVGAVGPMANFEGFPVVSKLLMVFLMWIGRLEVFPVLVLLTRAYWRS, encoded by the coding sequence ATGAACTCCAGGATACGAGTCGACTGGCGGGCGAGCGTCAGCCTCACCGGCAGCGTCGTCAAGTGGCTCGCGGTGCCGATGCTGTTCCCGGTCGCGCTCGCGCTGTACTACGGGCGGGGTATCGAGGCGTTTCTCGTCACCGTCCCGCTGGCTCTCGTCGTCGGGTACTCGCTGGAGCGGCTCCACGACGACCCCGGCGAGGCGCTGGGCGCCCGCGAGGGGTTCCTGATGGTCGCGCTCACGTGGCTGCTCGTCAGCCTCGTCGGCGCCGTCCCCTATCTCGCGGAGGGATGGTTGACTGCCTACGGGTCGGCCTCGACGCTGAAGTGGCCGGTCGACGCCCTATTCGAGTCGATGAGCGGGTTCACCACCACCGGGTCGACCGTGATGGGAACGATCTCCTTCGAGAGTCACTCCCGGGCCCTGCTGATGTGGCGCCAGCTCTCCCAGTGGCTCGGCGGCATGGGCATCGTCGTCCTCGCCATCGCCATCCTCCCCGAACTCTCGGTCGGCGGCGCCCAGCTGATGGACGCCGAGGCACCCGGGCCGGGCATCGAGAAGCTCACCCCGCGGATCGCCGAGACGGCCCGCACCCTCTGGGGACTGTACCTCGGGCTGACCGCTCTGGAGATCCTGGGGCTGTATCTCTTCCACCGGCTCGGGATGGCGCCCGAGATGACCCCGTACAACGCCGTCGCCCACGGCTTCACGACGATGCCGACCGGAGGGTTCTCGCCCGAAGCCATGTCGATCGAGGCCTTCTCGGCGGTGGTCCAGTGGTTCGTCGTCCCGTTCATGATCGCCGCGGGGACGAACTTCGCGCTGTTCTGGCACTGCTGGAACCGCGACTTGCGGACCGTGGTCGGGGACGTGGAGTTCGGTTCGTACCTCGGGATCATCGGCGTGCTGTCGGCGCTGGTCGCCGGGCTCCTCTTCACCGGTCCGGGCCACGACGCCCTCGTGGGCGCCCTCGAACCGTCGGTCCGCCACGCGGTCTTCCAGGTCGTCTCCATCGTGACTACGACCGGGTACGCGAGCATGGACTTCACGCTCTGGGGAGAAAACGCCAAGTACGTCCTCCTGTTCGCCATGTTCGTCGGCGGTTCGGCGGGCAGCACCGGCGGTTCGATCAAGGTCATCCGCTGGGTCGTGATCGTCAAGTCGCTGTCCCGGGAGCTGTTCACCACGATCCACCCCGAGGCCGTCCAGCCCGTCCGCCTCGGCGACACCGCTATCGACGAGGGCACCATCCGCGGCGTCTACGCCTTCACACTGTTGTATCTCGTCATCTTCGGCGTCGCGGCCGTCATCGTCGTCGTCGTCGGCCACACCGAGGTGTCGCTCTCGGCGTTCGAGGCCACCAGCGCCGTCGCCGCGACGCTGGGCAACGTCGGCCCGGGCGTCGGCGCCGTCGGCCCGATGGCCAACTTCGAGGGGTTTCCTGTCGTTTCGAAACTGCTGATGGTCTTCCTGATGTGGATCGGCCGCCTGGAGGTCTTCCCCGTGCTCGTCCTGCTCACGCGGGCGTACTGGCGGTCGTAG
- a CDS encoding plastocyanin/azurin family copper-binding protein, which produces MYDRRAVLRATGATIAASVGLAGCSSDGGDGSDGGGDPPTEPGTPAPVTVEMTDGLKFDPATVTVDRGTTVVWEAVGSVAHSVTAYEDGIPGDAEYFASGEFDEESAARSSYPDGSVGPDETFAHTFAVAGEYEYFCVPHESGMKGTVVVE; this is translated from the coding sequence ATGTACGACAGACGAGCGGTGTTGCGGGCGACCGGAGCGACCATCGCGGCCAGCGTGGGCCTGGCCGGCTGCTCGTCCGACGGCGGCGACGGGTCCGACGGTGGCGGCGACCCTCCCACCGAACCCGGGACCCCGGCGCCGGTGACCGTCGAGATGACCGACGGGCTGAAGTTCGATCCGGCGACGGTCACCGTCGACCGGGGGACGACGGTCGTCTGGGAAGCTGTCGGTTCGGTGGCCCACAGCGTCACCGCCTACGAGGACGGGATCCCGGGGGACGCCGAATACTTCGCCTCCGGGGAGTTCGACGAGGAGTCGGCGGCCAGGTCCAGCTACCCCGACGGCAGCGTCGGTCCCGACGAGACGTTCGCACACACCTTCGCCGTCGCCGGCGAGTACGAGTACTTCTGCGTCCCCCACGAGTCGGGGATGAAAGGCACTGTCGTCGTCGAGTGA
- a CDS encoding glycosyltransferase family 2 protein, giving the protein MKEIQSRQDSGIDVLKSIESTERGRTVTLTIESDADESVSVRVVDPVPATATVVDPVDEASADGVTGGGELVVETTLAAGTAERLRYRLVGGPATLPAVTVERLRGGQSATEPTETIGRWLPTEGPGSPLAIDTTERDSEGNGDRRDDEASSPGIGLVGVRSSGRGEATQPSASAPRPGLETLSDIAVGFVVTRSNQDAALRTAMRAGQRGHPTFAVIRAPDPGGELAATLESVGVTVLEVPGAETTRAELNRVLSTAARERGLAGLVLQTGDCPRIDYDRSLAALDSANYEVVAVPETWSDETDDPLVVVAIPAYDAAGSVGEVVERASAFADEVIVVDDGSADETAARAREAGATVVVHDRNRGYGGALKTAFREAADRNAHNLVVIDADGQHDPADIPTLVETSKTERADIVIGSRYVGGETRIPFVRSIGLAVINNLTNVSLGNLRPSGWIRDTQSGYRSYGRRAIRSLAADRAIGDNMGASTDILYHAHRNRLSVAEVGTTISYDVPESSTQGSLSHGIDLVRNILWTVEYGRPLLVVGLPGLLLTLLGVAVGLGALVRYDGGGGLAPVQLGIATLVLVGGVLVCVAALVMHILNAHPAVRNLQQ; this is encoded by the coding sequence GTGAAAGAGATACAGTCACGACAGGACAGCGGCATCGACGTTCTGAAATCGATCGAATCGACGGAGCGCGGACGGACGGTCACGCTGACGATCGAGTCCGACGCGGACGAGTCGGTCTCGGTCCGCGTCGTCGATCCGGTTCCGGCGACGGCGACGGTCGTCGATCCGGTCGACGAAGCGTCGGCGGACGGCGTGACCGGCGGAGGCGAGCTGGTCGTCGAGACGACGCTGGCGGCGGGAACGGCCGAACGGCTACGCTACCGACTGGTCGGTGGCCCAGCGACGCTCCCGGCCGTGACCGTCGAACGACTACGAGGCGGCCAGTCGGCGACCGAGCCGACCGAGACGATCGGTCGGTGGCTCCCGACGGAGGGCCCGGGTTCCCCCCTCGCGATCGACACGACCGAGCGGGATTCGGAGGGGAACGGCGACCGCCGCGACGACGAGGCGTCCTCGCCCGGGATCGGGCTGGTCGGCGTCCGGTCGTCCGGGCGGGGTGAGGCGACACAGCCGAGCGCATCGGCCCCGCGACCCGGCCTCGAGACCCTGTCGGATATCGCGGTGGGGTTCGTCGTCACCCGTTCGAACCAGGACGCGGCGTTGCGGACGGCGATGCGTGCGGGCCAGCGGGGTCACCCGACCTTCGCCGTGATCCGTGCGCCGGACCCGGGCGGCGAGCTGGCGGCGACGCTCGAATCGGTCGGCGTGACGGTCCTCGAAGTCCCGGGGGCGGAGACGACCCGCGCCGAGCTGAACCGCGTCCTGTCGACGGCGGCGCGCGAGCGGGGCTTGGCCGGTCTCGTTCTCCAGACCGGCGACTGCCCGCGGATCGACTACGACCGGTCGCTGGCCGCCCTCGACAGCGCGAACTACGAGGTGGTCGCCGTCCCCGAGACGTGGAGCGACGAGACCGACGATCCGCTGGTCGTCGTCGCGATCCCGGCGTACGACGCGGCCGGGAGCGTCGGCGAGGTGGTCGAACGAGCCAGCGCGTTCGCGGACGAAGTGATCGTCGTCGACGACGGCAGTGCCGACGAGACGGCCGCCCGGGCGCGCGAAGCCGGCGCGACGGTGGTCGTTCACGACCGCAACCGCGGCTACGGCGGCGCGCTCAAGACCGCCTTTCGGGAGGCGGCGGACCGCAACGCACACAACCTCGTCGTCATCGACGCCGACGGGCAACACGACCCCGCGGACATCCCGACGCTCGTCGAGACGAGCAAGACCGAGCGGGCCGACATCGTCATCGGGAGCCGGTACGTCGGCGGCGAGACGCGGATCCCGTTCGTCCGGTCGATCGGCCTCGCGGTCATCAACAACCTGACCAACGTGAGCCTCGGGAACCTGCGCCCGAGCGGCTGGATCCGCGACACTCAGAGCGGGTACCGCAGCTACGGCCGGCGGGCGATCCGCTCGCTGGCCGCCGACCGCGCGATCGGCGACAACATGGGCGCCAGCACGGACATCCTCTATCACGCCCACCGCAACCGGCTCAGCGTCGCGGAGGTCGGGACGACCATCTCCTACGACGTGCCCGAATCGAGCACGCAGGGGTCGCTGTCCCACGGGATCGACCTCGTGCGGAACATCCTCTGGACCGTCGAGTACGGCCGACCGCTGCTGGTCGTCGGTCTGCCGGGCCTGCTGCTGACGCTCCTCGGCGTGGCCGTCGGCCTCGGCGCGCTCGTCCGATACGACGGTGGCGGCGGGCTCGCCCCGGTACAGCTCGGTATCGCCACACTCGTCCTCGTCGGTGGCGTGCTGGTCTGTGTCGCCGCACTCGTCATGCACATCCTGAACGCCCATCCCGCCGTCAGAAACCTCCAGCAGTGA
- a CDS encoding DUF1616 domain-containing protein, with product MSESSQERTGNADLWASGVVALGALAVALVPGVPPLVGLVVGVPFVLLVPGYALVAAVFPRAGETTPWDERRVFWTSRLALSVGGSVVAVGAVAGALDFTVWGFAREPVAVGLVAFTVVAAAVARFRRARVPAAARVTVTPGAVGTRLRSVAVGDGVAGAALTVVVLVAAVGAAGVVAEEATSTAETTELFVVGEVDGERVAGAHPTNLTVGRPADVTVGVGVSGPDSFDGTVVGHLERAAVEGDTVRVTRRWEVARFGVSVEPGDRSLVEHTVTPRRPGDPLRLTYRLYPDGADRPLREVHVWVAVAPT from the coding sequence GTGTCAGAGAGTTCGCAGGAGCGAACGGGGAACGCCGACCTCTGGGCGAGTGGTGTGGTCGCGCTGGGTGCCCTCGCGGTCGCGCTGGTCCCCGGTGTCCCGCCGCTCGTCGGGTTGGTCGTCGGCGTCCCGTTCGTCCTGCTCGTCCCCGGGTACGCGCTGGTCGCCGCCGTCTTCCCACGGGCAGGCGAGACGACGCCCTGGGATGAACGCCGCGTCTTCTGGACGTCGCGGCTCGCGCTGAGCGTCGGCGGGAGCGTCGTCGCGGTCGGCGCGGTCGCGGGCGCCCTCGATTTCACCGTCTGGGGGTTCGCCAGGGAGCCCGTCGCCGTCGGACTGGTCGCGTTCACGGTCGTCGCGGCGGCAGTCGCACGATTCCGTCGAGCACGCGTTCCGGCCGCTGCTCGTGTGACGGTGACGCCCGGAGCCGTGGGAACGCGGTTGCGGTCCGTCGCCGTCGGTGACGGGGTCGCAGGGGCGGCGCTCACCGTCGTCGTGCTCGTGGCCGCGGTCGGCGCGGCGGGCGTCGTCGCCGAGGAGGCCACCTCGACCGCGGAGACGACCGAGCTGTTCGTCGTCGGGGAGGTCGACGGCGAGCGGGTCGCCGGCGCGCATCCGACGAACCTGACGGTCGGTCGACCGGCCGACGTGACGGTCGGCGTCGGGGTCTCGGGGCCGGACTCGTTCGACGGAACCGTCGTCGGCCACCTCGAGCGCGCTGCCGTCGAGGGGGACACCGTCCGCGTCACCCGCCGGTGGGAAGTCGCTCGCTTCGGCGTGTCCGTCGAACCGGGCGACCGCTCGCTCGTCGAGCACACGGTCACGCCGAGGCGACCCGGAGACCCGCTCCGGCTGACCTATCGGCTGTACCCCGACGGCGCCGACCGGCCGCTCCGCGAGGTTCACGTCTGGGTCGCGGTAGCGCCGACCTGA
- a CDS encoding HAMP domain-containing protein yields the protein MSSDDGDGGGGAMGAVRTVVPDFVRKRFALKFLIVLLVMGLAIGAVGLVGTQQFVDHTRDQVESEYRGLATQESNLVEQWLESNRLSTRLASGDPAYRGSDGAAMSQTLRSRQSSQMPSDVSAMHLIQGGTGATTFVASQNVAPGSEVDGTVRDWVTERSFTETNQVQVSSVYQTPNGVPVVGFASLVNGTTERVLLVEVSTSDIAGNLQGTDRAEGGFTAVVNGSGAVLIDERASDPDMDADATLTTYGDQNTIDAALSLSENPSDVAPSQTNDQVMSEEYAVGYGPVLVPGNTEDWAVLVHAPTDVLFGDVQQVQQLGLFATAGAVLVMLVIGAALGYNTSSSIDRLKGKAQEMEEGNLDVDIESGRIDSIGQLYGGFASMRDSLREQIDEAERARKEAEVSRAEAMELSNYLQDRAEEYSEIMQACARGDLTQRMEPEGENEAMDQIAEDFNEMLTELEMTTGQLKTFASEVEESGESVQQSAETVRDASEQVADSIQRISDDAYDQKERLQNISEEMDGVAAQLEDFAADNPNVDFGDSLDSIREVAGMIEQAADLAEDTMSESENVAGAAEEQAAELNEVSSRAEELTRYAQYLGDGLGNFETEEEHEFVFQTGAGSPGPGGPDADEPAEE from the coding sequence ATGAGTAGCGACGACGGTGACGGTGGCGGTGGGGCCATGGGCGCCGTCCGGACGGTCGTTCCGGACTTCGTCAGGAAACGCTTCGCGCTGAAGTTCCTCATCGTGCTGCTGGTGATGGGGCTGGCTATCGGCGCGGTCGGGCTCGTGGGTACCCAGCAGTTCGTCGACCACACGCGCGACCAAGTCGAGAGCGAGTACCGCGGGCTCGCGACCCAGGAGTCGAACCTGGTCGAGCAGTGGCTGGAGAGCAACCGCCTCTCGACGCGGCTGGCCTCCGGTGACCCCGCGTACAGGGGGTCCGACGGGGCCGCGATGTCTCAGACGCTACGGAGTCGCCAATCGAGCCAGATGCCGAGCGACGTGAGCGCGATGCATCTGATCCAGGGCGGTACCGGAGCGACCACGTTCGTCGCCAGCCAGAACGTCGCGCCCGGCTCGGAGGTCGACGGGACGGTCCGCGACTGGGTCACCGAGCGGAGCTTCACCGAGACGAACCAGGTGCAGGTCTCCAGCGTCTACCAGACGCCCAACGGCGTCCCCGTCGTCGGCTTCGCGAGCCTCGTCAACGGCACGACCGAGCGGGTCCTGCTCGTCGAGGTGTCCACGAGCGACATCGCGGGCAACCTCCAGGGGACCGACCGTGCCGAGGGCGGCTTCACCGCGGTCGTCAACGGGAGCGGGGCCGTCCTGATCGACGAGCGGGCGAGCGATCCGGATATGGATGCGGACGCGACGCTCACGACGTACGGCGACCAGAACACCATCGACGCCGCGCTGTCGCTGTCCGAGAACCCCAGCGACGTCGCCCCCAGCCAGACGAACGACCAGGTCATGAGCGAGGAGTACGCGGTCGGCTACGGGCCCGTCCTCGTCCCCGGGAACACCGAGGACTGGGCGGTCCTCGTCCACGCGCCGACGGACGTGCTCTTCGGTGACGTCCAGCAGGTCCAGCAGCTCGGGCTGTTCGCGACCGCCGGGGCCGTGCTCGTGATGCTGGTCATCGGCGCCGCGCTCGGCTACAACACCTCCTCGTCGATCGACCGCCTGAAGGGCAAGGCTCAGGAGATGGAGGAGGGCAACCTCGACGTCGACATCGAGTCGGGCCGCATCGACAGCATCGGCCAGCTCTACGGCGGGTTCGCGTCGATGCGTGACTCCTTGCGCGAGCAGATCGACGAGGCCGAACGCGCCCGGAAGGAGGCGGAGGTCTCCCGCGCCGAGGCCATGGAGCTGTCGAACTACCTGCAGGACCGGGCCGAGGAGTACTCCGAGATCATGCAGGCCTGCGCCCGCGGCGACCTCACCCAGCGGATGGAACCCGAGGGCGAGAACGAGGCGATGGACCAGATCGCCGAGGACTTCAACGAGATGCTGACCGAGCTGGAGATGACGACCGGCCAGCTCAAGACCTTCGCGAGCGAGGTTGAGGAGAGCGGTGAGTCGGTCCAGCAGAGCGCCGAGACGGTCCGCGACGCCAGCGAACAGGTCGCCGACTCCATCCAGCGGATCTCCGACGACGCCTACGACCAGAAGGAGCGTCTGCAGAACATCTCCGAGGAGATGGACGGCGTCGCCGCCCAGCTCGAGGACTTCGCCGCCGACAACCCCAACGTCGACTTCGGGGACTCGCTGGACAGCATCCGCGAGGTCGCAGGCATGATCGAGCAGGCCGCCGACCTCGCCGAGGACACGATGTCCGAGAGCGAGAACGTCGCCGGTGCCGCCGAGGAACAGGCCGCCGAGCTCAACGAGGTCTCCTCGCGCGCCGAGGAACTCACCCGCTACGCCCAGTACCTGGGCGACGGGCTCGGCAACTTCGAGACCGAGGAGGAACACGAGTTCGTCTTCCAGACCGGCGCCGGCTCGCCCGGCCCCGGCGGCCCCGACGCCGACGAACCGGCCGAGGAGTAA
- a CDS encoding NAD-dependent epimerase/dehydratase family protein: MRGSLEGRTALVTGGGGFVGSHIVDALVPETDVVVLDSFVRGDRERVPDGVRVVEADVRDEDAVAAAVDGVDVVFHQAAIVSVAQSVEDPTTSHAVNVDGTLAVLEAARRADARVVFASSAAIYGEPESVPVDERHPKEPASPYGLEKLAGDHYCRLYADLYDLSTVALRYFNVYGPRQAGGDYAGAITAFAEQARAGGPLRVDGDGEQTRDFVDVADVVQANLLAATTDATGEAFNVGTGEATTIRRVAEIVRDTVAPDVEVVHGDPRSGDIRESVADVGKARDRLGYEPTVPLTEGLADLLG, translated from the coding sequence GTGCGAGGGTCACTCGAAGGTCGGACGGCGCTGGTTACCGGTGGTGGTGGCTTCGTCGGGAGCCACATCGTCGACGCGCTCGTCCCCGAGACCGACGTGGTCGTACTCGACAGCTTCGTCCGCGGCGACCGCGAGCGGGTCCCGGACGGCGTGCGCGTCGTCGAGGCTGACGTACGCGACGAGGACGCGGTCGCGGCGGCGGTCGACGGCGTCGACGTCGTCTTCCACCAGGCCGCGATCGTCAGCGTGGCCCAATCTGTCGAGGACCCGACGACCAGTCACGCCGTCAACGTCGACGGGACGCTCGCGGTACTCGAAGCCGCGCGGCGGGCCGACGCGCGCGTCGTCTTCGCTTCCTCGGCGGCCATCTACGGCGAGCCGGAATCGGTCCCGGTCGACGAGCGCCACCCGAAGGAACCGGCCTCGCCCTACGGCCTGGAGAAGCTCGCCGGCGACCACTACTGTCGGCTCTACGCCGACCTCTACGACCTGTCGACGGTCGCGCTGCGCTACTTCAACGTCTACGGCCCACGGCAGGCCGGCGGCGACTACGCCGGCGCGATCACGGCCTTCGCCGAGCAGGCGCGAGCCGGCGGCCCGCTCCGGGTCGACGGCGACGGCGAGCAGACTCGCGACTTCGTCGACGTCGCAGACGTGGTCCAGGCGAACCTGCTCGCGGCGACCACCGACGCGACCGGCGAGGCGTTCAACGTCGGGACCGGCGAGGCGACGACGATCCGACGGGTCGCGGAGATCGTCCGGGACACCGTCGCACCCGACGTCGAGGTCGTCCACGGCGACCCGCGGTCGGGCGACATCCGCGAGAGCGTCGCCGACGTCGGGAAGGCCCGCGATCGTCTGGGTTACGAGCCGACCGTCCCGCTGACCGAGGGACTCGCCGACCTCCTCGGGTGA